The following nucleotide sequence is from bacterium.
TCGTCGACGTCGAGGGCGCCCGCCTGTACCTCCAGATGACCGACGTCGATCCGAAGGAGGTGAAGCTCGGCATGCCCGTCGAGCTGACCTTCCGGAAGATCCACGAGGCCGGCGGGACGCCGAACTACTTCTGGAAGTCGACGCCGCTGCGGTGAGCAAACCCGCGCTGCGCCTTGCACTTTCCGGACCCCGGTCGTAGCCTCCCGCCCGCCATGAAGCCTGACGCCATCCGGGACAAGGTCGCGATCGTCGGTATGGGCTGCTCCAAGTTCGGCGAGAACTGGGACAAGGACCCGCAGGACATGATCGTCGAGGCCGCGTTCGAGGCCTACGCCGACGCGAAGATCGAGGATCCGCAGCGGCAGATCGAGGCGGTCTTCTGCGGGGCGCAGTACCCGTCGAAGGGCACGGCCGAGGTGGCGGACGCGCTCAAGCTCTACGACCGGCCCGTCAGCATGGTGGTGAACTACTGCGCCACCGGCACCGACGCCTTCCGCTACGGCGTCTTCGCGGTCGCGTCGGGCATGTACGACACGGTGCTGGTCGTCGGCTTCGACAAGCCGAAGGACCGCGGCGTCTCGGGGCCGAGCGTCGCGGTCACCGGCGTGCGCGGTCTCCCGGCGACGCCCGCCGGCTGGTTCTCGCTCTGCGCCGCGCAGTACTTCCAGACCTACGGCGCCGGCCGCGAGGACCTCGCCAGGATCGCCGTCAAGAACCACCACAACGGCACGCTCGCGCCGAAGTCGATGCTGAAGCGGGAGATCACGGTCGAAGACGCCCTGGGCGCGCGCATGATCTCCTGGCCCTTCGGCCTCTACGACTGCGCCGCGCAGTCCGACGGCGCCGCCGCGGCGATCATCACCAGCCGCGAGCTCGCGAAGTCCTACCGCGACGACTTCGTCCTCGTGCGCGGCATCGGCATCGCGCTGTCGCCGAACCCGCAGGAGGATCCGGCCTTCGACTTCCTGCGCTGGCGCGCGAGCGAGATGGCCGCGAAGCAGGTCTACGCGCAGGCGGGCATCACCAACCCGCGCAAGGAGATCGACGTCGCCCAGGTGCACGACTGCTTCACGCTGACCGAGCTGCTCGCCTACGAGGATCTCGGCTTCTGCGAGAAGGGCTCCGCGAAGGAGCACATCCAGAGCGGCACCTTCGCGCTCGACGGCGAGCTGCCGGTCAACACCGACGGCGGTCTCAAGACGTTCGGTCACCCGACGGGGGCCACCGGCGTCCGCATGATCTACGAGAACTACAAGCAGCTGCAGGGCAAGGCCGAGAAGCGTCAGGTGAAGAACGCGACGGTGGGCCTGTCGCACAACATCGGCGGCGCGCCGCAGGCGTGCGGCATCTGCATCGTCGCGATGCCCTGAACGGGCGTCGCGCCCGCCGTCGGTTGTGACGGCGGTGGCCGCCATCTAGATCGGGCGGTCACGCATGCGCGCGCCCTCGCTTCCCCGGGCCGGCTCCGGTCCCGTCTCGCTCGCCGAGGAGCTGGCCGGCGCCCCGTGGCCCGCCCGGGCGCGCGCCACCTGGGGCCTCGCGTGGCCGGTCATCCTGGCCTTCTCGCTCGAGTCGATCGTCGGGCTGATCGACGCCCTGCTCGTGGGGCGGCTCGGGGCCAATGCCACGGCCGCGGTCGGGCTCGGCGTCCAGATGCTGTCGGCGATGAACCTCGCCATGTTCGCCGTCGGCACCGGGGCGCTGGCGATCGTCGCGCGGCACGTGGGGGCGGGCGAGCGCGCCGCGGCCGAAGCGGCGGTCGGACAGTCGCTGCTGGCGGCGGCGGGGCTCGGGCTCGCGACCGCGGCGGTCGTCGTCCCGTGTGCGCCGCTGCTGATCGGCCTCTTCCGCATCGAGCCGGGCGTCGCGGCGGAGGCGGTGCCGTTCATCCGCCTGCTGATGCTGGGGCTGGCGCCGTCGGCGGTGGTGTTCACGGTGTCGGCGAGCCTGCGGGCGGCGGGCGACACGCGCACGCCGCTGCTCATCGGCGCGGTCGTCGGCCTCACCAACGTCGTTCTCGCCTGGGGCCTCATCTTCGGGCACTTCGGCCTGCCGGCGCTCGGCGTGCGCGGTGCGGGTCTGGCGACGGCGTCGGCGTTCACGGTCGGCGCGGCGCTCGGGGTGGGGCTTCTCCTGCGCGGCCGGCTCGCGCTCGCCGTGCACTGGCGCTCGCTGCGGCCGCGGCCGGCGATCGTCGGCCGCGTGCTGCGCGTCGGCTACCCGGCGGCGATCGAGCACGCGATCATGCAGGCCGGGTTCCTCGCCTACATGGCCTTCGCGGCGCACTACGGCACCGGCGCGGTGGCGGCCTACTTCATCGGCGTGCGCGTCCTGGCGCTGGCCTTCCTGCCCGGGCTCGGGTTCGGCGCCGCCGCCGGTGCGCTCGTCGGCCAGTCGCTCGGCGCGCGTCGCGCCGACGACGCCACGCGCGACGGCTGGATGGCCGTGTGGCTGTCGATGGCCTTCATGACGACGGGCGGCCTCGTGCTGTTCGCGGTGGCGCGCCCGGTGGCGCAGCTCTTCGTCGACGACGCCGCGGTGGTCGACGCCGCCGTGCCCTTCATCCAGGTGCTGGCGCTCGTGCACCCGCTCATGGCCATCGACTTCACGCTGAGCGGCGCGCTGCGCGGCGCCGGCGACACGCGCTTCCCGCTGCTGGTGGCGCTGCTCGGCTTCTACGTCGGGCGCCTCGGCGCGTCGTACGTCGTGACCTTCGTGCTCGGCCTGCCGATCCTGTGGCTGTGGCTGACCCTCGTCCTCGACTACATCGTGCGCGCGAGCCTCAAGAGCTGGCGCTTCCGCTCCGGCGCCTGGCAGCGCATGCGGGTGTGAGTCGCCCTTGAGGCGGCCGCGGCCCGCGTGCTAGCCGGCAGCCCGTGCGCGCGCGCCTCCATCGGCTCCTCGGTCCGGACGGCAACTGCTTCGACGTCGCGATCGACCACGGTGTCTTCAACGAGCCGACGTTCCTCGGCGGCATCGCCGACATGCCGCGGGCCGTCGCCGCGATCGTCGCCGCGGGGCCCGACGCCATCCAGCTGACCCCCGGCCAGGCGCCGCTGCTCCAGAACGTCCCGGGCAGGACCAAGCCGGCGCTCGTGCTGCGCACCGACGTCGCCAACGTCTACGGCACGACGCTGCCGCGCGCGCTCTTCTGCGAGCCGATGACCGACGCGGTCGAGCAGGCCGTGCGGCTCGACGCCGCCGCCGTCGTCGTGAACCTGCTGTTGCTGCCCGACCAGCCCGAGCTGCACCGGCAGTGCGTGCGCAACGTGGTCGCGCTGAAGCCGGTCTGCGAGCGCTTCGGCATGCCGCTCATGGTCGAGCCGATCGCCATGAAGCTGCCGTCGGCGCAGGGCGGGTATGCGGTCGACGGCGACGTCGCGAAGATCGTGCCGCTCGTGCGTCAGGCGGTCGAGCTCGGCGCCGACCTCATCAAGGCCGATCCGCCGGACGAGCCCGCCGACCTCGCGCGCGTCCTCGAGGTCGCGGGGGCGGTGCCGGTGCTCGTGCGCGGCGGCGGCAAGGCGGACGAGGCGGAGATCCTGCGCCGCACCCACGCCGTCATGCGCGCCGGCGCCCGCGGCATCGTCTACGGTCGCAACGTCATCCAGCACCCGAACCCGACCGCCATGACCCGGGCCTTCATGGCCATCGTCCACGACGGCGCCACGCCCGAGCAGGCGCTCGCGATCCTCCGGGGGAGCCATGCGTAGGCTCGTCCTGCTGGTCCTGGTCCTGCCAGTCGCCATCTTCGGCGCCTTCATCGGCGCGCTGCTGCTGGCGTCCGAGACGGTGGGCGAGGTCGTCGTCGTGCACAGCAGGGCCGCCGACGGCGGCGAGAAGGCGACGCGCCTGTGGATCGCAGAGGACGACGCCGGCACCCTCTGGCTGCGCGGCAAGGACGGCTCGCCGTGGCTCGTCCACATCGCGACCAACCCGGTGATCCAGGTGGATCGCGGCGACGGCTCGACGGTTCCGATGCGGGCGACGGCGGTGGACGATCCCGCCACCCGCGAGAAGGTGCACGCGCTCATGCAGCGCGACTACGGCGCGGTCGACTCGGTGATCGCGGCGATGCGGGACCCCGACACCTCGGTGCCCGTCCGGCTCGAGCCGGCCTCGTAGGGCGCGGCGTGAGCCAGCCCGTCCTGGGCGGCGCCGCGTCCGCGAAGCTCGCGAGGCCGACGGCTACGCCGTCGTCGCCGCCCGCGAAACGCATGCGGTGAGGCTGGACGCGGTGCGGCGCGTCCGATAGCCCGAGGGCATGCTGCGTGCCCTCGACGTCGCGACCTCGGTCGGCGCCTCCGCGGCGCGCGTCTTCACCGGCGCCTGGGTCGGCCCGCTCGGCCCGCGCCCCGCGCGTCCTCTCGAGCTCTACGAGTTCGAGGCCTGCCCGTTCTGTCGCAAGGTGCGCGAAGCGCTCTCGATCCTCGATCTCGAGGCCTTCGTCTATCCCTGCCCGAAGGGCGGCTCGCGCTACCGCGACGAGGTGGTGCGCTGGGGCGGCAGGGCGATGTTCCCATGGTTCCACGACCCGAACACCGGCGTGCGGATGTACGAGTCGAGCGACATCGTCCAGTACCTCTTCGCCAAGTACGGCACCGGCTCGGTACCGCTGCTGCTGCGCCTCGGCCCGCTGACGGTCGCACAGTCGAGCCTGGCGTCCGCCTGGCGTCCGCTGCGCGGCGCGCGCGCCGTCGCCTCGAAGCGCCCGATCCATCCCCTCGAGCTGTGGAGCTTCGAGGCGTCGCCGTTCTGTCGTCTCGCCCGTGAAGCCCTGTGCGAGCTCGAGCTGCCGTACCTGCTCCACAACGTCGCCCACGGCAGCCCGTCGCGCGAGGCGTTCGTCGCCCGCTCGGGCAAGATGCAGGTGCCGTACCTGTACGATCCGAACACCGGGAAGGAGATGTTCGAGAGCGCGGGCATCGTGGCGTACCTGCGCGGGACGTACGCGGCGGGCTGACCGGGCGGGTGCCTCGCTCGGATCGCGTCGCCGCCGCCCCACCGCACGGACCACATACGCACCGCCGTGCGCACAGGGGCGGCATTCCCCCCGGCGCGTGCGCCGGGAAGCGCCGGGTGCGCAGTGCCGTGCGGAAGTGCTTTGACCGGGCCGACCGGCGCGTGGTACCCGCGCGCGGATGGAACGGGCCGTCGTCATGACCGGGCTCGGCGGCCAGGGGATCCAGCTGGCGGCCAAGCTGCTGGCCGAGGCGGCGATGCTCGAGGGCCGCGAGGTCATGATGTTCGGCATCTTCATGGGCATGATCCGCGGCGGGTCGAGCGAGTCGACGGTCGTGATCGGGGACCGGCCGATCGAGACGCCGCCCATCGTGCCGAGCGCCTGGGCCGTGCTCGCGATGCACGGCGACGGGCTGGCGAAGCTGGGGCCGAAGCTGGAGCCCGGCGGCATCGTCTGCACGAACCGGAGCCTCGTGACGTCGCCGCCGGCGTGGCCAGGGGTGCGCCAGGTGGACGTCGCGGCGACCGACCTCGCCAAGGAGATGGGGCAGCCGCTCGGCGCGAGCATGATCGCGCTCGGCGCCTTCGTGCGCGCCACCGGCATCGTCGGCCTCGAGGCGCTCGGGCGCGCGCTCGACACCGTGCTGCCGCCGCACCGGCGCAAGCACGCCGAGGCCAACCGGCGGTGTCTCGAGCGCGGTGCGGATGCCGTGGCGGCGCCGGCCGGCGAGACCGCCTGGACCTGAGCCCGGTGGCGGCGAAGAAGACGGGCGCCCAGCCGGCGAAGAAGTCGGCGAAGTCGGGGCCGGCGAAGCAGGCGGGGAGCGGCGACAATCGCTTCCTGCGCGACATCGTCCAGGTCTTCGGCGGCAACGTCGCGATGATGATCATCGGCGTCGGCACGGGCGCGATCACCGCGCGCGCCCTGGGCCCGCACGATCGCGGTCTCTTCCAGCTCCTCGTGCTGCTGCCGGTGACGCTCGGCAACTTCGCCAAGCTCGGCATCCCGCAGGCGAGCGTCTACTTCATGCGCCGCCGCGGCGCCTCGGCGTCGCAGGTGGCGTCGAACGCGTTCTGGGCGGCGCTGGTCATGGGCACGCTCATGGCGATCGCCTGCTGGTTCGGGCGCGACTGGATCCAGGAGCGGCTCCTCAAGGATGCGCCGCGCGACGTGCTGCTGCCGATCCTGATGCTGATCCCGGCGATCCTGCTCCAGACCTACTTCCTCGGCATCGCGCAGGCGCAGCAGCGCTTCCACGAGTACAACATCCAGCAGGTCGTCCCGAACCTGCTCGCCCTGGTCGGCATGTTCGTCGTGCTGCTGGTGCTCGACCTCGGGCTGATCGGCGCGGTGCTCACCCACGTCGCGATCAACCTCTTCATGACGGTGTGGCTCGCGCTGCGCATCCATCGCGTGGCGCCGCTGCGCTGGCGCGTCGACACCACGCTCGCGCGCGACATGCTGGGCTTCGGCGGCAAGTCCTACGTGCAGACGCTGGCGGCGACGCAGCACCAGAAGATCGACCAGTACCTGATCGGCTACCTGCTGACGCCGGACCAGGTCGGCCTGTACGCCATCGCCGTCAACATGACGAACATCCTCACCCGCATCTGGGAGGCGACGGGCACCGTGCTGTTCCCGCGGCTCGCCGCGTCCGACGACCGCACCGCCCATGCGGCGACGGCGCGCGTCGCCCGGCACACGGTGTTCATCACGGTGGTGGGGGCGCTCGGCCTGCTCGTCGCCGGGCCGATCGTCATTCCGCTGATCTACGGCCGGGACTTCGCGGGCGCCGTGCCGGCGTTGCTCTGGCTCCTGCCCAGCCTCGTGATGATGGCGCTCTACCAGATACTGACGCGCAACTTCACCAGCCGCGGCAAGCAGGAGATCAACATCATCGCCGCGGTGCTCGCCCTCGTCCTGAACGTCGGCTGCAACCTGTGGCTCATCCCGCGCTACGGCATCGTCGGCGCCGCGATCGCGAACAACATCTCGTACTCGGTCGCCGCGATCCTCCTGCTCGTCGCCTTCGTGCGCGAATCCGGCCACGGGCTCGCCGAGGCGACCGTCCTGCGCGGGAACGAGGTGCGCGCCATGCTCCAGCGCATCCAGCGCCTCGGTCTCCAGCTCGTCGGCCGCGCCGGCGCCTGACGCGACGCGCAGACCGCGCGCGCGTTGTGTCCCGCGCCGGGGCCGTGTTAGCGGTCGAAGCCGATGCCGCGCCAGCCCGCGACGGTCACCATCGACGTCGAGACCTGCAAGGGGTGCGCCCTGTGCGTCGACGTCTGTCCGCCGAAGGTGCTGGCGATGACGACCCACGAGGTGAACCGTATCGGCTACCGCTACCCCGTCCTCTCGGACGGGTGCACGGGCTGCGAGCTGTGCTTCCGGATGTGCCCGGACTTCTGCTTCGAGGTGTACCGGGGGACCGAGGCATGAGCCGGCGCGTCCTGATGGAGGGCAGCCACGCGATCGCGGAGGCCGCGATCCAGGCCGGCTGCCGCTTCTACGCCGGCTACCCGATCACGCCGTCCACCGAGATCCTCGAGTACATGTCGCACCGCCTGCCGCAGGTCGGCGGCGTGTGCATGAACGCCGAGAGCGAGATCGAGGCGATCAACATGGTGTGGGGTGCCGCCGCGACCGGGGCGCGCGCCATGATCGCGTCGACGGGGCAGGGCATCAGCCTCATGCAGGAGTCCCTCGCCGAGCTGGCCAACGCGCAGCTGCCGTGCGTCGTGGTCAACATGATGCGCGGCCAGAGCGACTACTATCAGGCGACGCGCGGCGGCGGGCACGGCGACTATCGCCACATCGTGCTGGCGCCGCACACGGTGCAGGAGGCCGTCGACCTGGTCGGCCTCGCCTTCCACCTCGCCGATCGCTGGCGCGTGCCGGCGAACGTGCTCGGCGACTTCGTCCTGTCCCACACCTCGGAGGCGGTGACGTTCGCGCCGCGCGACGAGTCCGACCTGCCGCCGAAGACGTGGGCCGCGACCGGCGCGCGCGGCCGGCGCGCCCACAACGTGACGCCGCTCGGCGCGCCCGAGAAGCTGAACCTCGACCCCGGCACCCACCACGCCGCCGTCGCCGAGAAGTACCCGAAGATCGCCGCTGCCGAGGTGCGCGTCGAGACGGGGCTCTGCGACGACGCGGAGGTGGTCGTCGTCGCCTTCGGGACGCCGGCGCGCTTCGCGAAGCACGCCGTCCGCCGCTGCCGCGAGCGCGGCATGAAGGTGGGCTGGGTGCGGCCGATCACGCTCTGGCCGTTCCCCCAAGCGGCGATCGCCGAGGTGGCCGGGCGCGCGCGCGCCGTCGCCGTGTTCGAGCAGAACGCGGGGCAGATGATCGACGACGTCCGTCTCGCCGTGCTCGGGCGCTGCCCCGTCGTGCCGATCGGCGGCATCAGCCACGACCACTCCGGCTTCGGGGTCGGCCCGATGCTCGACACGAACGTCGTCGCGGAGCGCATCGCGGCGGTCTGGGAAGGACGAGCGGCCGCATGACCGAGAAGCTGAAGAAGGTCTCCGCGAAGTCGGACCTGCTGCTGTCGACGGAGCACTCGCTGTGCCCCGGCTGCGGCGAGCCGCTCGCGCTGCGCACGATCCTCGAGCTGCTGACCGAGCTCGGCCAGCGCGACCAGACCGTCTGCGTGTGCGGCATCGGCTGCTACACGGCGTTCCCGTCGATCATCGACGTCGACGTCGTGCAGGCGCTGCACGGGCGCGCACCGTCGGTCGCGACGGGCGTGAAGCGCATGCTCCCCGACCGCTTCGTCTGGACGCTCCAGGGCGACGGCGACATGGTGAACGAGGGTCTCCAGGAGATCCTCCACTGCGCCGCCCGCGGCGAGAAGTTCACGGCGGTGCTTCTAAACAACGGCGTGTTCGGCGAAACCGGTGGACACATGACCGCCACCAGCGTCCTCGGTCAGAAGACCAAGACGACGATGGCGACCGGCCGCGTCCCCGAGCTGCACGGCTGGCCCATCAAGATCGCCGATCTGATCGCGCAGATCGACGGCGCCGTCTACGTCGCGCGCGGCGCGATGCACACCGCCGCCGCGGTGAAGTGGACGCAGCAGTGCCTGCGGGATGCGTTCCGGGCGCAGATCGAATCGCGGGGCTTCTCGTTCGTCGAGATCCTGACCATGTGCCCCACCGACTGGTACGTCGATCCGACGGAAACGCCGAGCTGGGTCGAGCAGAACTTCTCGCCGACCTATCCACTGAAGGTTCTGAAGAGCCCGTCGTGATGCGCCGGCGGTGGTGGGGTGGGGTGGCCGCGGCGCTGGTCCTGGGATGGACGCAGCTGGCCGCGGCCCAGGGCAAGATCCTCCTCTCCGAGGTGCTCGGCAGCTGGCAGGGCGACGACACCGTCCAGTTCGTCGAGCTGCAGATGATCGCCGCCGGCCAGCACATGCTGGCCGGCGTCGGCGAGCTGGTGTTCGACGATGCCGCCGGCGACGCCGGCACGCGTCGCTTCTTCACGCTGACGGCCAACGTCCCGCGCGGCGTGATCAACGCCACGATCCTCGTCGCCACGGCGCGCTTCCGCCAGGTGGCGCCGAGCGTGGCTCCGGACTTCACGCTGCCCGACGGCATGATGGCGACGCGCCACGGGCGCGTCTGCTACCAGGTACGGAGCTCGAACGGCGGCGCGACGCTGGTCGACTGCATCGCGTACGGCAGCTTCACCGGTCAGAACGGCTCCTTCGGCCGTCCCGAGGTCACGCCCGACAACCGCTCGCTCCAGCGCGTCGACCTCACCGGCGTGAACCGGCCCGACTGGATCACGGCGCTCACCCCGGCGCCGCAGAACAACGCCGGCGCCATCACCACCATGGCCACGCTGTGCGGCGACGGGCGGATCTCGCAGGGGGAGGTCTGCGACGGCAGCGATCTCGGCGGGCAGACGTGCGCGAGCCTCGGCTACGCCAGGGGCAAGCTCCGCTGCGTCGAGTGCCACCTCGACACGCGCAACTGCACCTTCTGCGGCAACGACGAGAAGGGCGACGACGAGGAGTGCGACGGCTCCGACTTCGGCGACACCACCTGCGGCGCGCTCGGCTTCACCGGCGGCACGCTCGCGTGCAGCGAGAAGTGTCGCATCTCCACGGCGGGCTGCGATCCGACCTTCCACATCCCCGGCGGCGGGCCGGCGAAGACGGACTGTACGGCCGAGTGGCGCATCACCAACGTCGCGCAGAAGCCGGGCAGCACCGGCAAGACGGCGCTGAAGCAGCGCTGTCGCGACGGCGACACGGGCTGCGATCACGACGCCGTGGCGGGCCAGTGCACGTTCGCCCTCGCGGCGTGCTTCGTGCGTGACGACGCGCGCCTCGCCAAGTGCACCGCGCCGGCCGTCGGCGACTGGACGCTGCTCGCGCCGGCGATCGACGTCGCCCCCGCCGCCGACCTCGTCGCCGCGGTCGCGGCGCTCGCACCGTCGACCGTCGTCGGCGGCGCCGTCACCTTCGCGACGCCGCTCGAGACGCCCGAGACCTGCACGGAGACCGTCGCCGTCGTGCTGCCGGTGGGCGGCAAGCTGAAGCTGCGGGCGCGCACCTCGGCCACCGCCGGCAAGCCGCGCGACCAGGACACGCTGAAGCTCCTCTGTCGGCCCTGAGCGGCCGGCGCCGGCCGGTGCCCGGGTGGGGCTTGCGTCCGGGCGCCGCACGGGCGAAGAGAGGGCGAAGTGACCGCGCCGCCGCTTCGCCCCCGAGGCACCACCGCCGCCCCCGGCAACCGCTACGAGCAGCTCCGCGTCGAGCGCGACGAGGAGCCCGACGGCAGCGAGCCCACCCGCTTCTACCGCGACGCCAGCAGGACGATCCTGGCGGAGAACCGGAGCCCCGACGTCGGCTTTCGCTACAGCGTGAACCCGTACCGGGGCTGCGAGCACGGCTGCATCTATTGCTACGCGCGTCCGTCGCACGAGTACCTCGGCTTCGACGCCGGCCTCGACTTCGAGAGCCGCATCATGGTGAAGGACGACGCCCCGGCGTTGCTGCGGCGCGCGCTCGCGTCGCCGAGGTGGGAGCCGCAGGTCGTGGCGCTCTCGGGCAACACCGACTGCTATCAGCCGGTGGAGCGGCGGCTGCGGCTCACGCGACGCTGTCTCGAGGTGTTCGCCGACTTCCGCAATCCCGTCGGCGTGATCACGAAGTCCGCGCTCGTCGCGCGCGACGCGGACCTGCTCGGCGCCCTGGCGCGCCACGGCGCCGCGCAGGTCGCGGTCTCGGTCACCACGCTCGATCCGGAGCTCGCTCGCCGCATGGAGCCGCGGGCGGCGCAGCCTGCGAGGCGGCTGGAGGCGATCGCGACGCTCGCGGCGGCGGGCGTGCCGGTGACGGTCATGGTCGCGCCGGTGATCCCGGGTCTCACCGACGAGGAGATGCCGCGCATCCTCGCCGCGGCGGCGGCCGCGGGTGCACGCAGCGCCGCGTGGACGCTCGTGCGGCTGGCGCAGCCGCTCGACGCACTCTTCGACGAATGGCTCGCGCGGAGCTACCCCGACCGGCGTGCGCGCATCCTCGGCCGCATCCGCCAGACGCGCCGGGGACGCCTCAACGACACCACGTTCGGGCAGCGGCACCGCGGCGTCGGGGCGCATGCGGCGCAGATTGCCGCGTTGTTCGCCGTGTCGGCGCGCAAGGTCGGCCTCGATCGCGCCCTGCCCGCGCTGTCGACGGCCGCCTTCCGGCGTCCACCGGCGCGCGGCGACCAGCTCGCGCTCTTCTAGGGTCCCGAGTCCGAAGCGCGTCGCCGGATCTCGGGGAGCGCCGCGCGGGCTTGCGACTCACGCACGGTGCGCGCTAGCTTGATTGCCGAGTCCCGGAGCCGCCGATGCATCGGGAAGCAGGCGGAGGAGGCGCGCACGCTGGTGCGCAGGACGCTCGAGGGGAAGGGCAGGGCCCTCCACAACACGCAGGCGAAGGTCGCGACGGCGCCGGGCGCGCTCGACGCCGCGGTCGCCGCGCAATGAGGACGACCGGATGGGGATGTGGCGGACGACGGCGGCGGCGCTGCTGCTGCCGGGGATGGCGCAGGCGCTGACGTTCGCCGTCACCAGCACGGCCGACGAGGAGGACATGACCCCGGGCAACGCGGTCTGCGCCAGTGCCACGGGGGCCTGCACGCTGCGGGCGGCCATCCAGGAAGCCAACGCGCTCGTCGGCACCGACGTGGTCACGGTGCCGGCCGGCACCTACGTCCTCACGCTCACGGGCGACGGCGAGAACGACGGCCTCACCGGCGACCTCGACGTGCGCGACACCATCGAGATCGAGGGCGCCGGCCGCGACGCGACGATCATCGACGGCGGCAGCGCCGATCGCGTGTTCCACGTGCACGCGAGAGCCGGGTTCACGCTCTCCGGCGTCACCGTCCGCAACGGGCTCGCGGACGCCGGCGGCGGCATCCGCCACGAGGGCGAGGCACCGCTGGTCGTGCGCGCGGCCGGCTTCGACGCCAACACCGCCACCCAGGGCGCGGCCATCTTCCACGGCGACGGCGCGCTGACGGTCACGGACGTGGTCTTCTCGGACAACGTCGCGACCAACGTGGGCGGCGGCATCGCGAAGTTCGCGGGGAGCCAGGAGGTGAGCGGCTGCGCGTTCCGCGGCAACGTCGGCCTCGGTGCCGGCGGCGCGATCTACCACGCCGGCACCGGGTCGATCGCCGTGGCGGGATCCACCTTTCGCGACCACTACGGCAACGCCGGCGGATGCCTCTTCGTGCAGACCGACGGCGGCGCGCTGACGCTGACCGGATCGCGCTTCGAGCGCTGCTTCGCCTCGGCCGGGGCGCCGGGCGGCGGCGTCTACTTCGCGAGCACGAGCGGCGGGCTCACCGTCGCCGACAGCGCGTTCACGGACGGCGTCGCCGTCGTCGGTGCGGGCGTCTTCGCCGATACCGCGGCGGGAATCACCGTCACGGGCAGCACGTTCGCCGGCAACTTCGCGTCGTCGGGCGGCGGCGGTCTCTTCCGGGACGGCGAGGGCACGACCACGCTCCAGGGCGTCCGCTTCGCGGCGAACCGCGGCGGTACCGGTCAGGGAGGAGGCGCCGCGTTGCGCGCCAAGGGCGACGTCACCGTCGCCGGTGCCGAGCTCGTGGCGAACCAGGCGAGCGGCGGGGCGGGCCTCCTCGTCACCACCGACGCCGGCCTCACCGTCGCGGGGGCGCGGTTCGCCGATCATCTCGGCACCGGGGGCGCGGGGGGCGCCGGGCTCCTCGCCACGGCCGGGGTCGGCATCGCGCTCCGCGACGCGACGTTCGTCGGCA
It contains:
- a CDS encoding glutathione S-transferase N-terminal domain-containing protein — translated: MLRALDVATSVGASAARVFTGAWVGPLGPRPARPLELYEFEACPFCRKVREALSILDLEAFVYPCPKGGSRYRDEVVRWGGRAMFPWFHDPNTGVRMYESSDIVQYLFAKYGTGSVPLLLRLGPLTVAQSSLASAWRPLRGARAVASKRPIHPLELWSFEASPFCRLAREALCELELPYLLHNVAHGSPSREAFVARSGKMQVPYLYDPNTGKEMFESAGIVAYLRGTYAAG
- a CDS encoding acetyl-CoA acetyltransferase — translated: MKPDAIRDKVAIVGMGCSKFGENWDKDPQDMIVEAAFEAYADAKIEDPQRQIEAVFCGAQYPSKGTAEVADALKLYDRPVSMVVNYCATGTDAFRYGVFAVASGMYDTVLVVGFDKPKDRGVSGPSVAVTGVRGLPATPAGWFSLCAAQYFQTYGAGREDLARIAVKNHHNGTLAPKSMLKREITVEDALGARMISWPFGLYDCAAQSDGAAAAIITSRELAKSYRDDFVLVRGIGIALSPNPQEDPAFDFLRWRASEMAAKQVYAQAGITNPRKEIDVAQVHDCFTLTELLAYEDLGFCEKGSAKEHIQSGTFALDGELPVNTDGGLKTFGHPTGATGVRMIYENYKQLQGKAEKRQVKNATVGLSHNIGGAPQACGICIVAMP
- a CDS encoding 4Fe-4S dicluster domain-containing protein codes for the protein MPRQPATVTIDVETCKGCALCVDVCPPKVLAMTTHEVNRIGYRYPVLSDGCTGCELCFRMCPDFCFEVYRGTEA
- a CDS encoding 2-oxoacid:acceptor oxidoreductase family protein, whose translation is MERAVVMTGLGGQGIQLAAKLLAEAAMLEGREVMMFGIFMGMIRGGSSESTVVIGDRPIETPPIVPSAWAVLAMHGDGLAKLGPKLEPGGIVCTNRSLVTSPPAWPGVRQVDVAATDLAKEMGQPLGASMIALGAFVRATGIVGLEALGRALDTVLPPHRRKHAEANRRCLERGADAVAAPAGETAWT
- a CDS encoding MATE family efflux transporter, with protein sequence MRAPSLPRAGSGPVSLAEELAGAPWPARARATWGLAWPVILAFSLESIVGLIDALLVGRLGANATAAVGLGVQMLSAMNLAMFAVGTGALAIVARHVGAGERAAAEAAVGQSLLAAAGLGLATAAVVVPCAPLLIGLFRIEPGVAAEAVPFIRLLMLGLAPSAVVFTVSASLRAAGDTRTPLLIGAVVGLTNVVLAWGLIFGHFGLPALGVRGAGLATASAFTVGAALGVGLLLRGRLALAVHWRSLRPRPAIVGRVLRVGYPAAIEHAIMQAGFLAYMAFAAHYGTGAVAAYFIGVRVLALAFLPGLGFGAAAGALVGQSLGARRADDATRDGWMAVWLSMAFMTTGGLVLFAVARPVAQLFVDDAAVVDAAVPFIQVLALVHPLMAIDFTLSGALRGAGDTRFPLLVALLGFYVGRLGASYVVTFVLGLPILWLWLTLVLDYIVRASLKSWRFRSGAWQRMRV
- a CDS encoding aldolase, producing the protein MRARLHRLLGPDGNCFDVAIDHGVFNEPTFLGGIADMPRAVAAIVAAGPDAIQLTPGQAPLLQNVPGRTKPALVLRTDVANVYGTTLPRALFCEPMTDAVEQAVRLDAAAVVVNLLLLPDQPELHRQCVRNVVALKPVCERFGMPLMVEPIAMKLPSAQGGYAVDGDVAKIVPLVRQAVELGADLIKADPPDEPADLARVLEVAGAVPVLVRGGGKADEAEILRRTHAVMRAGARGIVYGRNVIQHPNPTAMTRAFMAIVHDGATPEQALAILRGSHA
- a CDS encoding flippase, with the translated sequence MAAKKTGAQPAKKSAKSGPAKQAGSGDNRFLRDIVQVFGGNVAMMIIGVGTGAITARALGPHDRGLFQLLVLLPVTLGNFAKLGIPQASVYFMRRRGASASQVASNAFWAALVMGTLMAIACWFGRDWIQERLLKDAPRDVLLPILMLIPAILLQTYFLGIAQAQQRFHEYNIQQVVPNLLALVGMFVVLLVLDLGLIGAVLTHVAINLFMTVWLALRIHRVAPLRWRVDTTLARDMLGFGGKSYVQTLAATQHQKIDQYLIGYLLTPDQVGLYAIAVNMTNILTRIWEATGTVLFPRLAASDDRTAHAATARVARHTVFITVVGALGLLVAGPIVIPLIYGRDFAGAVPALLWLLPSLVMMALYQILTRNFTSRGKQEINIIAAVLALVLNVGCNLWLIPRYGIVGAAIANNISYSVAAILLLVAFVRESGHGLAEATVLRGNEVRAMLQRIQRLGLQLVGRAGA